In Thunnus maccoyii chromosome 11, fThuMac1.1, whole genome shotgun sequence, one genomic interval encodes:
- the en1a gene encoding homeobox protein engrailed-1a isoform X1, whose protein sequence is MEEQRDLHSTDSSEGESVSPSPSLPSPPILPLQVAQQAHRTTNFFIDNILRPDFGCKKDHGLGPRERAQTSGRERVHSVVSRPSLPGTPCQDSNCSSDSTSSSASSTSSASPKNSNGSGGGAAAAAAAASTGSSGVKAEERTGGGAGENNSSSLVVLNGSAAPTPESQPLLWPAWVYCTRYSDRPSSAGPRTRKLKKSKSGKEDKRPRTAFTAEQLQRLKTEFQVNRYITEQRRQSLAQELNLNESQIKIWFQNKRAKIKKASGFKNGLALQLMAQGLYNHSTTTIQEDKEDSD, encoded by the exons ATGGAGGAGCAGCGGGATCTGCACAGCACGGATAGCAGCGAGGGAGAGAGCGTGTCCCCGTCGCCCAGCCTGCCCTCGCCGCCCATACTGCCTCTGCAGGTCGCCCAGCAGGCCCACAGAACCACCAACTTTTTCATAGACAACATTTTGCGGCCGGATTTCGGTTGCAAGAAGGACCACGGCCTGGGCCCGCGGGAGAGGGCGCAGACCTCCGGCCGGGAACGCGTCCACTCGGTGGTCAGCAGGCCGAGTCTTCCCGGGACGCCGTGCCAGGACTCcaactgcagcagtgacagcactTCGTCCTCCGCTTCCTCCACCTCTTCGGCGAGTCCCAAAAATAGCAACGGCAGCGGCGGAGGAGCCGCAGCCGCCGCCGCAGCCGCTTCCACCGGCAGCAGCGGCGTGAAAGCCGAGGAGAGGACAGGCGGCGGGGCCGGAGAGAACAACTCCTCCTCGCTGGTGGTGCTGAACGGCTCCGCGGCGCCGACACCGGAGAGCCAGCCGCTGCTCTGGCCTGCCTGGGTCTACTGCACCCGGTACTCGGACAGGCCCTCATCTG CAGGCCCAAGGACACGGAAACTGAAAAAGTCGAAAAGCGGCAAAGAGGACAAGCGGCCGCGCACGGCCTTCACGGCCGAGCAGCTGCAGAGACTGAAGACCGAGTTCCAGGTGAACCGTTACATCACGGAGCAGCGGCGGCAGTCTCTGGCCCAGGAGCTCAACCTCAACGAGTCCCAGATCAAGATCTGGTTTCAGAACAAGCGGGCCAAGATCAAAAAGGCCAGCGGCTTCAAGAACGGGCTGGCGCTGCAGCTGATGGCGCAGGGACTGTACAACCattccaccaccaccatccagGAGGACAAGGAGGACAGCGACTga
- the en1a gene encoding homeobox protein engrailed-1a isoform X2, with the protein MEEQRDLHSTDSSEGESVSPSPSLPSPPILPLQVAQQAHRTTNFFIDNILRPDFGCKKDHGLGPRERAQTSGRERVHSVVSRPSLPGTPCQDSNCSSDSTSSSASSTSSASPKNSNGSGGGAAAAAAAASTGSSGVKAEERTGGGAGENNSSSLVVLNGSAAPTPESQPLLWPAWVYCTRYSDRPSSGPRTRKLKKSKSGKEDKRPRTAFTAEQLQRLKTEFQVNRYITEQRRQSLAQELNLNESQIKIWFQNKRAKIKKASGFKNGLALQLMAQGLYNHSTTTIQEDKEDSD; encoded by the exons ATGGAGGAGCAGCGGGATCTGCACAGCACGGATAGCAGCGAGGGAGAGAGCGTGTCCCCGTCGCCCAGCCTGCCCTCGCCGCCCATACTGCCTCTGCAGGTCGCCCAGCAGGCCCACAGAACCACCAACTTTTTCATAGACAACATTTTGCGGCCGGATTTCGGTTGCAAGAAGGACCACGGCCTGGGCCCGCGGGAGAGGGCGCAGACCTCCGGCCGGGAACGCGTCCACTCGGTGGTCAGCAGGCCGAGTCTTCCCGGGACGCCGTGCCAGGACTCcaactgcagcagtgacagcactTCGTCCTCCGCTTCCTCCACCTCTTCGGCGAGTCCCAAAAATAGCAACGGCAGCGGCGGAGGAGCCGCAGCCGCCGCCGCAGCCGCTTCCACCGGCAGCAGCGGCGTGAAAGCCGAGGAGAGGACAGGCGGCGGGGCCGGAGAGAACAACTCCTCCTCGCTGGTGGTGCTGAACGGCTCCGCGGCGCCGACACCGGAGAGCCAGCCGCTGCTCTGGCCTGCCTGGGTCTACTGCACCCGGTACTCGGACAGGCCCTCATCTG GCCCAAGGACACGGAAACTGAAAAAGTCGAAAAGCGGCAAAGAGGACAAGCGGCCGCGCACGGCCTTCACGGCCGAGCAGCTGCAGAGACTGAAGACCGAGTTCCAGGTGAACCGTTACATCACGGAGCAGCGGCGGCAGTCTCTGGCCCAGGAGCTCAACCTCAACGAGTCCCAGATCAAGATCTGGTTTCAGAACAAGCGGGCCAAGATCAAAAAGGCCAGCGGCTTCAAGAACGGGCTGGCGCTGCAGCTGATGGCGCAGGGACTGTACAACCattccaccaccaccatccagGAGGACAAGGAGGACAGCGACTga